The Bactrocera dorsalis isolate Fly_Bdor chromosome 2, ASM2337382v1, whole genome shotgun sequence region ccggtgcatacccccaaaggtgatctagtgattgATGCCCAAAGcgtactgaaattatggagggaacacttctctagcctacTCAATGGCAAGGaaaacataacaccaggagatagcgaacccgattccagaattgatgacgatggagcCCTTCCTCCCTctttaacatcgcatataaggttctatcgagcgtattgtttCAAAGCCCTCAGTGAACACACTGATTGGACCTTGTCAGTGcggctttcttcttcttcttaattggcgtagacactgcttacgcgattatacccgagtcaacaacagcgcgccagtcgttccttcttcgctaagtggcgccaattggatattccaagcgtaaacaggtctttctccacctggtccttccaacggagtggaggtcttcctctgcttcccccagcgggtacatcgtcgaatactttcagagcgggagtgttttcatccatccggacaacatgacctatccagcgtagccgctgtcttttaattcgctgaactacatatgtcaatgtcgtcgtatatctcatacagctcatcgttccatcgaatgccatattcgccgtggccaacgcgcaaaggaccataaatcttccgcaaaagttttctctcgaaaacacgcaacgtcaactcatcagttgttgtcatcgtccaggcctctgcaccatatagcaggacgggaattatgagcgacttaggTGTGGCCAACGTTTGCGCCACGATAGATCAACGTGATTTGACTTCGACTGTTTTCAGTTCATTCTGTCGTACATGACCCACTTTTCATTACAGGCAACTCATTCGAATCATTGCTTGCTGAGTTGAGATAACTCCGACTTTATTCCCGtataatttccaaaattttaagttttaggTTTGTTGTTGagtcaaaccacgtcaagtgctccatgaaaatttcgcaaaatcaccaattttaaaaattagcagttcattaggaagGGGATGAGATGCATAccccgtgatataaatatttcgtcaaaattccattttttgtcaAAGTTATTGAATGTTGAAATTTAGAGCACGatacaattgtaaaattattttctcataaactactggagacaaatcgatgaaattttgtgaagttaaagaaaaatgttctttatgtaaataataatatttgtttaaataataatattttacataattttgggttaaacaattgaaaattttcatgtgttcttcacgctaaaaaaaaactgaaaactgaattttttgtCCCCCTACCGCAAAATGTATGGCACATCCATCGAAATGCATAAGCtaactgctaattttcaaaatcgatgAACTACTTGACGTGGTTTGGCCCATTAATTAAATACTACGATGAATGCAACTCTCTCAAAGCAACTCCTTACTATGTCCTTGGGAGTAAGTTTATCTTTGAAAGTAAGAAATTTCTTTCGTCAttataaaattgattattttaacaaaaaaagaattaaataataatttgcttATGATCACGAACGTTCACTATCATTCCCGTCAACGCATTGCGTAATGGAGAGATCCTACACAGCGAGTTTAGTTGAGTTGTGATAGCTCAAAATGAAAGTTATAGatatttataaacttaaattgccaaaaaacattatttcaaactttaaaatgtTTGACATGTGACGTAACAACATCCAAACATCCctagttataataaaaataattgcaccAGAAGTACTGTTAAGGAAGAGAAAAAATACGAACAAATCACAGGacaaaaagtttttcaattaatttcaatttcgggCTTTACTGCAAACTTCTAAGAGCTTCATATGCTTTTTGTGTtgtgtaattatgtatgtatatatgtattttaaagggtctccgacgtttccttctgggtataTATGTAGAGAGGCGTTATTGTACAAGAACTTATAAAAAGAAACCAATATTAGAAAAGAAAGTGTAAGGCAAATAAACTTAAACTTACTGGAAGCATCATTAGGAAGCTTTCTACATATTCACCCAATTCTGGCTACTTAAACACACTTAAGCATTTTgagtataatatgtatattcacagAGAAGTAAATGGAAGTGAACTCATGCAATCATGTGCTTGAAGTTTGAAAAATGTGAtatacaaaactatttaataacaaaattatagaaaaacatGCAAgtaataacaagtaagaaagggctaagttcgggtgcaaccaacattttatacacttgcaacttgcaaggattaaagccaaggaaatacgttaaggtgtaaaatgtcaaccagaAAATCTGAATACCagcaatttttatatacatactttttccTTATATAACTATACATACATCACCATATACTAACCGACATATTTTACATAAGATTTGTTAGGAAAAATATAATCATTATACATATGAAGTAATATCGAATCGATTTAATCTAGTTTtgccaataccacatactaacTATTAACCTGGCACATATTAAGCAATATTCCCTGGATTTAAATTgtctcacatacaatcacctaTCATATGgaataaagtcacctggaagttcgttGACTCTGGATTTACACTAGAGGCATTATTCGTTCAAAGTTTTAAGTTCCGTTACATTAATTCATTCTTGATTTGTGTTTAGGATAGTAAAAGATTGATGTagacgtggttgtagtccgatttcgcccgtTTTCAAACTTTGACAAAGAAATACGAGAAGAACGCCACGGACAAAAATTAGTCAGCGGGACCAGACATATTGGATTTCAACTGAAATCGGGCGGTGCCCtatcgtccaattttgaccGTGGCTCGCATAAAGCATTCAGTTCGTGATTTATTTCACCTTTCTTAGTTTTATAACAGTTATATGGGGAGGGGATGAGGGTATCTTCTGATTTCATCCACTTTTACAGTGTCGATAGAGGTGCTAAACGAATTTATTCTGAGTCATTTAAgttattgtagctttagtgaCTTAGGAGATATGTGCATTAACCCAAATAGAGGAAGGGGTCACGcccaatttttgaaaatttttagccCACGGGAAGCTCCTGCTACTGCCATCTCCTatgccaaattacagttatcTATCTTagtttagtgcttagttatggtatTTTATAAGCTTTCGAATAATCGTGTTTTGGGGGTGTGGGAGTGGTCCGAACTTCGCCTCACTTTTTTGCTAAGGAACATggaccaagtttcatcacgatatcttaATTTCTACTCAAGTTagagcttgcacggacggacggacggacggacggacagacagacaaacagtcACTCGGTTTTCAGCTCAtctcgtcattctgatcatttatacatacatatgtaatcctATATATatgtcgattagttttaggtgatacatacaaccgttaggtgaactattaaactctgtagcaacatgttgaatTTACGTTAACAACTGTAAATTAACTTAAAGaccttatttacttttatttatagttCTACTGTATTGCCATTACTTCCTTGGATTTTATGACTTTGACATGCGGCTTCTGTTATTACAGTTCATGAACGCCATAAAGTTTTGCGTGAGCTTGAATGTATTGCCTAAAAGCATGCAATACTTTTCTTGCTTTCAATATTCACATGCCATTGCAAAGTGCCGCTTGCATGTACAGGCGTATAGGCAGACTACAGAAATGGGCAAGCTTTTGTTCTTTCCTTAAGAAAGTATTCTTGACAGCGACCTTGTTTAGTTTCGAATTAATCCGACAAACTTAGGCTGAAGTGTAAGCCCTTGACCATTATTTCTACCATCCGATTTTAATCAAACGAATATTCGACAGATTAGAGCCCTGTGAACTTTTTTAGATAGCCGATTTAGATCACACTTTGTGAATCACAGAAAACGTGCACCGACTTTCCGGCAACGAAGCAatagagaaactatttaaaagtACACTAAAACAGCATCAATTACTTCTGTTAAGTGGTCTCCAGGCTGCGCTTGATGCCCGGTCAAAACAAACGCATCAACTATCCAGTtgacaattatataaaaaacttcacACAAAATATGTCCCACGCTGTCTTTTGAATTGTATACCGCCTTCAAACGACGGTTTACGATTCCAAAATGCCGAACATTTGTCACGTTATCTTATGAGTTTCGACACATCAAATTGCTAAAAGGGCCCTTCCAATAGTATAATcttataaataaagcaaacgtAAATGGGTAAAGTTTACGTAAATTGCAGTTCTCATTaccgtaaatattttattatcctaATCCTCTGATCTTAAAATCTTAAAACTGTTCATTTTCTTTACACTCAAGTATTTACACTGCAATTTTTCTCTTTCGGCAAATACTCCTCAAATCCGATTTTCAGCatccaatataatattaaaCCGAGAGAAAGTCAATTACTCTGCATTTTAAAGCATAAAGTCACAGAGACACCATAGAAACAATCGTATACGTCTCTACACCCGCCTATACTCCAAATGAAGAAGAATTTTGATTACGTTTGAGTGATAAATTGTAATATACTTATACAcccacatacataagtatatgtacatacctcaATCTGTCATCTGCGGACCATAAACACCGCCATAAAAGATGGAAGGTGAAAACGGTATGACCCAATTATATAAAATGCAGCGACATTAACAGGTCACATGCTAATATTCTAGATAACGGCGACGGAAGATTGGAAGGCAAACGCTAAATTGTTGCTTTGAGGGCGTTTGTGAGTACAAACTTTTAATGAGAGCGGTGAGTTGGGGCCAAACATACGCGCTTACATTCAATGAATATTACAGTTACAACCACAAATAAGCAATTTCGGTTTGGGTAATTACATAAAGAATTGTGGAAGGTACAAGGTCAAGTAGCAAGTTAAACATTAATCTGATCAAATTACCTTAatgttagtttttgaaattaagCGGTTACACAGAGTTGAAGTAATGGTCATTTACTAAATGATCAGTCGTGACTTGAAAAGTAAATTAGTGACGGACTAAACAGTTATGCAAGATATTACCACTATGTTGTATATCCGCTCtaagatatactatataacatCAACGAAGTAAgtttgtaaatacattttcttaACAAACACACATTTTAGACCAAAGAGTTCTTGCTTTCtatgaatattaaaaacataaatattatttaattaatatttgttaataaagCCCTAAAATAGAGAAAagttaaacaagtaaggaagggctaagttcgggtgtagcGGAACCTTTTTTTATCCTCGCAAATTGCAAATTAAGAAAGCTCACAGATtgaccaatatacatataaggcaTTTATTCAAACGGATGTATGAAAATCCAGATAATAGCTATATCAGGAGAACTATAGACCTGATTCTATTAATCTTAGGCAAGCGAATACACTGATACTAGAGAGAACGATTTTTACTGAATTTCACTAAGATTACTTACAAAATGTGGTATAAGGTGAACCGCAAGttcgtaaatatttatactaGGAATCTAGGGGAAATATTGACCAGATTTCACCCACACAAGtgcacaacaaaaatattttcctaaaaacTCACATCTAAACCTCAAAGATGGAACGATATATTCGATCATACATCTGCCATATGTCCACGTATTTGGTGTGTGGGtctttgaaaagttatagtccgatttcaaaaatttttggccAATAGATGCAATGCTTTCAGCACACTATTTGGACAAAATTTGATTCTGACGACTTAATTGATGTTTGATTTGTAGACTGTAAAGTAAGAAAATCggatgaaatttcaaaatttttatatgggaagtaggtgtcGTGGTTGTCAGATTTCACccatttgccacattttatAATAGGAATATTTGGGCAAACTCACGCGCAAAAGTTGGTTGAAATCGGCACCTGAAATAAAGGATTTCACCTAAAGATACgagcggtgccacgcccatcaagatatcttaattttaatttttactcaagttacagcttgcatgaaCAGACGCACGGGTGTACAGTCACTCGGATTCCAACTCGCCTCATCATCCTATTATAACTcaattagttttatgtgatacaAACAACGGTTAGGTGAACACAGCTATTATAGTCTCTTTAGCAATATGTTGCGAAAGCATACAAGTTATAACTTTATTTCACAAGTGGCATTTTCGTGTGAATATTATCTTgtcaaagtttttaaattaaaatttgctatGATTACCTCTAACCATAGCTTTAGAGTAGCCAAATTAAATGGACCTGAAGGTTCAAGACAAAACTCGCAGAAATTAATACTTTTAGCCGATTCTATGCTGACAAGGTAGgtctttttgaatatttaataagtaTTTGAAAGCTGTTTTTCTTGGACGCGTTTTGGTTCGTCCTCGATTTTTGCTGTTTCCAAAAACTGGTTCAAATAGTCtctataaaattttgtgtgaaaaacaaaattaagtgcGCGGACGCATTCCGAATGTGGACTGTGACATGTGCTGAAACTACTTTGGACAAAAGTAGCGTTTAAGCGAACGACGAAGAGAGTGCCGGACGCCACGTCAAGAAAAGACGAAAACATTAATGAAGTGTGTGAGTCGGGTCGTCGCGAAATTTGTGCTCCAGAGGGTCATAACTGATGACGAGTCATGGGTTTATGGTTATGACGTGAAACCAAAACTCAAACATCAATCCACATTAGTAAAGACAGAAATAATGCGCCAAGTTAGGTCAAATGTGAAGGTTTTCTAACATTTTCCGCCAGAAAAGCCGGGAACAAATATTGGCTTTGCATCATGATAACGCCTCTGCTCACgaatcgttgcttgtgcgcaaATAGTTGTCCAAAAACAACACAGACCACCCCCTTGTAACTCTTTTTGTTCATAAAGCTGAAGAGGAATCTGAAAAGACATCGCTATGCTACGATGGAGAAGATAAAAATTGCATCCAAGGAGGAGCTATCGAAgataaaaaattcctttttctAGGGCTTGGAGAATTTGAAACACCCTAACAGAAGTGCaatacaaacaatttttgttggtcCAACAACTAGTTTTCctcaaaatacacaaaattaaaaaagagcCTTGTCCCAGTAATTTTCTTCACATTTAGCCCGTAATTCGTAGAGTAATTCGGCAGATTAGAGCATTGCCTTAGCTATCTCTCGCACTCTCAATCGGCTGTCTTTCAAAACTTTATGGTGAACCCTGGTTTTGCCCCGTGGTAGacgtttattgttgtttatttgtaaaTGGTTATAATAACAACCGAGGTTCTTGGTTTCATAATTATAAagtgtttttatacttttatcgCATCAACATAATATTATATCAGCACATGAACACggacatattatatatacatattacatttCTATATGAGCATGCTTCTGTGCACAAAAGTCAATTTAAATCATTTCAATATGACAGCAGATTCCCAAATATGCGGAAAGGAGACGAACACAATGTAAACTAAgccaagaaataaaatttctacgCCCCAAATATCAACGCCGTTTTCCTATCACTCTTCACCACATAGTTGCAACTAACTGTGTACATTCAGACAATCACTTTTGTCTTTTTTAAAGTCACACATCGCTAACAGATGTGCAAATTTCATAACTTTGGCCATTTTCATTTATCATTAGGTTAAAATCTGCGCTGAATGCATAACAGATCGGCCGACGAAACGAGTAACACACTAAACACATTATTTCATGCATATGCCCCTAATAAAACGCGCTTACATAATGGAGCGGACACGGGCGAAAACTGCGAAAATCGGAAAATCCGAAAATCTACCAACGAGATTTAATGTGAGCTCGTTTAGACGCCAGCGGCGTGCACTGACCATGGCAATGGGTGCAGCACGCAGCGTTTGACGCCTACGAAACAAGCAAGCAATGGCCGATAAGCCGGTCACTAACGACGCCGAGACACACACTCACTGACAGTTTCCGCAGCTgactttttctttgtttgttttcgtCATTTTCCTAAAATTCGGCTTTGAAGCTATTAAGTCTTTAATGTGCGAAAATTCAAAGCACCGGTCTGTTTTTGCGAACTCTATGTGTGTCGGTTTTTGTGCAGACGACCCTAGCGAATTACGTACAACAGTGATTTTTCGGTCAAAAAGCACATActcagcatatacatatgtacatactcatatatacatattttttggatTTGTTGGTCGCATTAGCGAGTCTACCTGAGAATCAGAGTGCATAGCAATAAACTTTTTACAACACCAACGATGTAATCCGCCTTGGCTATACTATAAATCTGTGTAACAAACAAGCTGGCCATTTCAGTTGAACGCCTATTCTTCCAACGCCTACATCGCCGGGAATTAAATCTGACGAAAAAGTGAACGGTTCATATTTCAACATCGTAAAATGTCATCCTCGCGTGGAGTTTTCGTAACACTAACTTTCTTTGTGTGCATAACTTTCGTTCAAGCTGTCACTAATGTAGACCCGTCATCACGCGAACTCGATCAATTCCGTTACTGCATGCGACAGTCGCAGCATCCGAGTTTGCGCGAGTGCATCGGTCGCACAGCACTCAATTTCCTGCAGCGCTTCGATGAACAGGACAATTACACACTATTTAGGGATTTAGTTTCTACGAAGGACGATAAAATTTCGGCGCGttctttagtaaattttttggaCACAGACCCTGTGGATTTTAGGTGAATAAACAATTTAATGTTACAATTTACTCGCCAGCAACGTGGAAAAGAATTTGAATAAAgtcaaataaatttccataaaagCGTATTAAGAAGTGAAATTAATCAAGAGCCCTCAAAAAAGATCACATTTTGACAATTAAATCTGTGAGAAGGAAGTGTAGCATAGATTATTGTCAgataaatatagcatatagctgcgatCGGAAAAAATTCCTTGTAAGGAATCGTTTGTATTTACGGTATAACAAACTTACcttctgattattttttaaatcccACAAACCTAAGCCCGTAGCATAATATATCTGAATATAGTTTTTCATGATCCATCTAGCCGTAATATCTTTGtcatatttgaaatattcaattgcACCAGAATATTTCCAATTAGGCTAGGCAATGTTCTTATCAATTGTTTTCGCCACGAACACCAACAAACAATTGTTAGGCAGAGGATGTCTGCTAAATATATCACATAGATCGAAATGGAAGGACTTTGCCGATATATATTGTGCcacttattaaatataaattcaaatgtgCTGTGATActgtctcaagtctcaaaattcgagattttaagttagagacaattattgagacttgagacgattttgctattctgtaagtgacagtcacaaaatctattacatttcattattcagagtttttttttacgctagaatgaaaataattatgtcgacaacaaatattaaattttctataacatagtcaaaaaaaaatatttattaataaaaatataaacactaTATATGTTCACCTTGTTtcatatttacgaaatttatgtaaaattgatttatttttaaccttttcctGTTTGTGCCGCTTAcagcatataaaaaaacgacaatcgattaatatctatgatgatctctgttcagtatattcaaaatggcagacaagagttcttttttagttttgtgacggctaactatcaggtctcaaatttgaggcaatgttttgagactaacgctggagactgtttagtgaatactaaatagtcacaaattgagactttacctcaaaatgtctcaaatagagactagagacggGTTACAGAATCCGGCTATTAAAATAGGGTAATATCAAAAGTGGGCTTTCGGGTAATCCTCGGTAAATTTCGTCTAAAGGTTGGCGTTGCCATGGCCATTGTCGAATTGTAAACTTTTCTTGTGACTGAGGCATAACACTCAATGTAACAGAGCTAATACTCTCTGCACAACGTAATAGTGGAAAGCacataaataaaagaataagtTCGTgaagaatcaatttttttaatatcatttattttcaattacacCAGTCCCTGATTATTTTTAACATTGTAGAGGAATATTGGAAAATGCGGGTGCCGTAATGGGTCAACGTGGGCTTGAATGGCATATGGATGCAATATATCCGGGCTTAATGTTCAAGATTGGGCCCACTGCTGATACGAATAGTGTGGCGCAGTTTGTGCTCGATCCATCTACTGTTGAGCGAAACTTTGGCTATGAAGAGCCATCAACAGGTAAATTGAACTTTCGAATGCACTATAAATCACTGACCAGTGTTTTTACTTCATACTCCCTCCAAACAAACAAAAGCTCGGCTCTTAGCGAAACAATACTTGCTGCCATTTTTGCTTGGCTTTAAATTCAACTTGGTCGCACTGGTGCCGCTTGTGTTCGCCGGTATCTGCTTGCTGCTGAAGAAGTCGCTTTTCTTGGCTAAGTTCGCCATTTATCTAAGCAGCTTTTTAGGCGTTGGTGGAGCTTTAACTGCACTCAGTGCAGGCGCTGGTGCAGGTGGATTTGGTGGCTTTGGACTTTTCGGCGGAGGCGCCGGTGGTGTTCCGCTGGGTCCCCCTCCCTTCAACCCTCTCGCTCATGCATATGGTGGTGGCGATGGCTACTTACCCGGCAAAGCAGGTGTTTTCAATCAACACTATGAAAATGATGAACTTCATCACCATCCACCATATAAACGCAACGATCGTAAAGTAAACTTCGAGAAGCCACGTGAATATGCATCACGGGCTACCGTAACAGCAACAACGCCGGCTCCTGATCGATTTTACGACTATGAGAAGCAAGTGGCCATGATACATAATAGAAGCGGAAAATTGCGGTCAACGAACGGAAAACTCGGTCCCAGTGCTTATGATGACGACGAAGGTGAGGTAAAAATTGCTGATTTCAAGACAACGAATCAGGAACATAATGGTTGGAAAGTCGTTGATTTGAGGGTATGAACAAATGTTCGTTTTCTCTGATGCGCGACATATTCACAAAGCTGCGTTTGTAAATGTTTGAcaatttaagttttagttaagtaaattatttatatgtacttgttattactattattaagGTATATTTTTACGTAATTAAAAGACAGTTTTTGTAAAGATGGTTGTCGTTATCTAATTAAAGGTTTTTTAGAATAAATCGGTTATATTCATATCCACTTCAGCTCTCCCATTCAGCTGACTATTAATAAGCTTTGAGACCTTTTGAGAACAGAATAGCTGGCTGAAGCCCACTGTATCGATTATTCCTTGATATGTGGCGTGTAACAATGGATCCCACTTCGGATTGGTTTTAAACAGCTCTGATGTGATGTGGTCACAAAGTTGGGATTAAAGCCTGCAGTGAATAGTAACATCGTGGCGACAGCATTCTTATGTCGCAATACCTTAAGCCTCCTGCTGTCTCATAAGAATCGCTAAAGTTCGGCTCATTTTGACACTACGAGACCACACAATTATTAATTGATTCTACAGTATCGGATGGTGAAGGTAAATACTAATTATCGAACCCACCATGCAACAAAATTGGGTTGTatcttttttaagtttattcacGTTTGGGAATAATGTTGAACGTAGTAATAAACAATTTAGGCACGGATGAACCATATTTGCAATGAAACTTCACTTGAATCCATTTAtcatgtatttattaaatatcttACGTTTGGTATTTACgaaatgtaaaaatgtttaacgaAACTtcgtgattttggaaccaagtAGAAACtatatatttggttttttaagACCCAACAGTCAAATATACTAACTAAAGAGATCAAATGCAGAGCCAAACCAGTtctgaaaaaaatggttcaaatCTTTGAAATTATCCGAGTCATctcttacttttatttaaatgtggtttatacatttttgtactctttcaacagagtataatagtttccgtctgaagaacaacaaagcggcaataGATTGCAGTGGATTGCTggccgaactattcaaacacggccgTGAAGGACTACTGCAGAGcatgtaaaatatggtcggacgaaagcatgcccgacgattggaatttaagggTGCCTTGCCGatccacaaaaagagagacccTACAATTTGCGCCaaataccgtgggataagcctcctcaacatcgcgtacaaggttttatcgagcatattgtgtgaaagattaacgCCCACCGTCAACAATCTGATTTGACCTTATTAGTTTGGCTTTATTGACTTTGGGAAATAAAGTCCTATCTCTAAAGCGAaaatctataagtcactcattatcccgtcctgctatatggtgcagaggcatatATACTAGATAGATAGTCCTTTGCGCTttgaccacggcgaataccgcattcgatggaacaatgagctgtatgagatatacgccgacactgacatagttcagcgaattaaaagagagcggctctgaaagtattcgacgcagtatccatCGAGGGAAGCAGACGAAGAGAAAGACCTTCAATacattggaaggaccaggtggagaaggacctggcttcgcttgtaATCTCCAATTGGCTCCACCctatgaaaagaagaaacgactggcgcgctgttgttaactcggctacaaCTTCGATCTAAAtattttcttcggagattgtagaaATGCCTTCGATTGTAAactataacaaattttatgaagataccATACCCTGtgaaatacaaatgtttttcatataaggacttCAGATCGTTCACTTCGTTTCACAGCTTTATGCtacagtagtccgatatcggcagttccgacaaattagcaactgcttggtgagaaaaggaccTGTTACAGGtctactgtatatgtatatcgaaaactgaaggactagttcgcgtatatacagacaaataGACTGACACACTGATGGAAATGGCTACATCGATTTAGGTGACCACGCTGATCACttaatcatatacatactttCCTTTTCGGCGCAACAAACATCGCAAACCTAATATTCCCTGTTCAATgtgtaaaaatatatcttttggTAAATAGTAGTGACGTGTGTTCGCTTAACTCTTTATTCACCTAAGGCAGATATTGAGCAagtttgtttgatattttacagaaaatgctataaaaacttaggaaaaaatatttgaataaattgaaAGAGACAAAAGCAAAGCACATTCTCTAAGGCGAGTATGTCATTGCAATGAATTTCATTAGCTGTAATGTAATGtctattaaaatacaaattgaaacaaaaatgctCGAGCCATTACTTATACAACTCTATCATACTCTAACTTACTTATTCTCTTATATGGAATAATATGTGTGTCACAGTATCGCCTAACAGTACTGTTTGTATGGCGCTACAAACCAGACAAAGTCGCAGCACAAAAGCTAGGTAGTATCATCACTGATTAGATGGCAATCAATTTCTAATTTCGGTTTTCATTTTACCGCTTTGACAAACACACTAATTACAGTGCTTTGAATAAGGAGAGCAGAATTTTACAGAAAGACAAAAAGCGCGTTTTGCGGGATGCACCATATTAACC contains the following coding sequences:
- the LOC105221938 gene encoding uncharacterized protein LOC105221938, producing the protein MSSSRGVFVTLTFFVCITFVQAVTNVDPSSRELDQFRYCMRQSQHPSLRECIGRTALNFLQRFDEQDNYTLFRDLVSTKDDKISARSLVNFLDTDPVDFRGILENAGAVMGQRGLEWHMDAIYPGLMFKIGPTADTNSVAQFVLDPSTVERNFGYEEPSTARLLAKQYLLPFLLGFKFNLVALVPLVFAGICLLLKKSLFLAKFAIYLSSFLGVGGALTALSAGAGAGGFGGFGLFGGGAGGVPLGPPPFNPLAHAYGGGDGYLPGKAGVFNQHYENDELHHHPPYKRNDRKVNFEKPREYASRATVTATTPAPDRFYDYEKQVAMIHNRSGKLRSTNGKLGPSAYDDDEGEVKIADFKTTNQEHNGWKVVDLRV